The following are from one region of the Pocillopora verrucosa isolate sample1 chromosome 3, ASM3666991v2, whole genome shotgun sequence genome:
- the LOC131799296 gene encoding tropomyosin alpha-1 chain-like, which yields MANSSDESLIMTLLEQIRALEDERDKALQLVSELEKKVKVGSKSETDSHGVQGIDSPSEESETKLEKLKEENEVLKGTVESMAQAVIFDLEEIRLNEEQRRFNLKELICEEQNHQSEESSKDMDADGYKTMLEMCKKYYGKMVAELQDERGSLQQKVEKQQALLLEKDMKIAELELKLQQGSRK from the coding sequence ATGGCGAACTCAAGTGACGAGTCTCTTATTATGACTTTACTGGAACAGATCAGGGCTTTGGAAGATGAGAGGGATAAGGCTTTGCAGCTTGTTAGCGAGCTCGAGAAGAAAGTGAAAGTAGGCTCAAAGTCAGAAACAGACTCTCACGGAGTCCAAGGTATCGACAGTCCGAGCGAGGAGTCTGAGACGAAACTTGAGAAATTAAAGGAGGAGAACGAAGTTTTAAAAGGAACTGTTGAATCAATGGCACAAGCGGTGATATTCGATCTCGAAGAAATTCGACTCAATGAAGAGCAACgaagatttaatttaaaagaactCATTTGCGAGGAGCAGAATCATCAATCCGAAGAGTCAAGCAAGGACATGGATGCTGATGGTTATAAGACAATGTTGGAAATGTGTAAAAAGTATTATGGAAAAATGGTGGCTGAGCTTCAGGACGAGAGAGGCTCTCTACAGCAGAAGGTTGAGAAACAGCAAGCTTTGCTCCTGGAAAAGGACATGAAAATTGCAGAACTGGAATTGAAGCTACAGCAAGGTTCTCGAAAGTAA